A genomic window from Halomonas sp. LR3S48 includes:
- the tssB gene encoding type VI secretion system contractile sheath small subunit, whose protein sequence is MAKEGTVAPKERINIKYVPATGDQQAETELPLKLLVVGDFKGGAEATPIEAREKVSVDKNNFQSVMREAGLGLTASVPNRLEEGESAGELGVNLEFKSLEDFTPDSVARQVPELRKLVELREALVALKGPLGNVPNFRDRLQKLMESEEARAQLLAELELLDSRDESRD, encoded by the coding sequence ATGGCGAAGGAAGGAACCGTTGCGCCGAAAGAGCGCATCAATATCAAGTACGTGCCGGCCACCGGCGACCAGCAGGCGGAAACCGAACTGCCGCTCAAGCTGCTGGTGGTAGGCGACTTCAAGGGCGGTGCCGAGGCCACGCCGATCGAGGCGCGGGAAAAGGTCTCGGTAGACAAGAACAACTTCCAGTCGGTAATGCGCGAAGCCGGCCTCGGGTTGACGGCCAGTGTGCCCAATCGCCTCGAGGAGGGCGAGAGCGCCGGCGAGTTGGGCGTCAATCTCGAATTCAAGTCGCTCGAAGACTTCACTCCGGACAGCGTGGCGCGCCAGGTGCCGGAGCTGCGCAAGCTGGTCGAGCTGCGCGAGGCGCTGGTGGCGCTCAAGGGGCCGCTGGGCAACGTGCCGAATTTCCGTGACCGCCTGCAGAAGCTGATGGAGAGCGAGGAGGCGCGTGCCCAACTGCTCGCCGAACTCGAGCTGCTGGATTCCCGGGACGAGTCCCGCGACTGA
- the tssC gene encoding type VI secretion system contractile sheath large subunit, translating into MAQTQGQAAEAQAEGSLLDQVMAQTRMAPSEEGYDIAKQGVAAFIAELLQSKDDTPQVNKAVVDRMIVELDRKIGSQVDEILHDQGFQQIESAWRGLKLLVDRTDFRQNIKLDLLHATKEELLEDFEFAPELSQSGLYQHVYAAEYGQFGGEPVGAIIGNYDFSPSTPDIKLLQFTAAVGAMAHAPFLSSVAPSFFGIDSFQELPNIKDFKAIFEGPKYARWRSLRESEDARYLGLTAPRFLLRMPYDPVENPVKTFHYRETVNENHEHYLWGNTAYLLAERLTDSFAKYRWCPNIIGPQSGGAVENLPVHTYEALGQLQAKIPTEVLVTDRREFEMSEEGFISLTMRKGSDNAAFFSANSVQKPKVFPNTPEGKAAETNYKLGTQLPYMFIVNRLAHYIKVLQREQIGSWKERQDLERELNVWIRQYVADQENPPAEVRSRRPLRAASIQVSDVEGDPGWYQVSLAVRPHFKYMGANFELSLVGRLDKE; encoded by the coding sequence ATGGCACAGACGCAGGGGCAGGCCGCCGAGGCCCAGGCCGAGGGATCGCTTCTCGATCAGGTGATGGCGCAGACCCGCATGGCGCCGAGCGAGGAAGGCTACGACATCGCTAAGCAGGGCGTGGCCGCCTTCATCGCCGAGCTGTTGCAGAGCAAGGACGACACCCCGCAGGTGAACAAGGCGGTGGTCGACCGCATGATCGTCGAACTCGACCGCAAGATCGGCAGTCAGGTCGACGAGATCCTCCACGACCAGGGCTTCCAGCAGATCGAGTCGGCCTGGCGCGGCCTCAAGCTGCTGGTCGATCGCACCGACTTCCGTCAGAACATCAAGCTCGACCTGCTCCACGCCACCAAGGAGGAGCTGCTCGAGGACTTCGAGTTCGCCCCCGAGCTCAGCCAGAGCGGGCTCTACCAGCACGTCTATGCGGCCGAGTACGGCCAGTTCGGCGGCGAGCCGGTGGGTGCCATCATCGGCAACTACGACTTCTCTCCCTCGACGCCCGACATCAAGCTGCTGCAGTTCACCGCTGCGGTGGGCGCCATGGCCCATGCGCCGTTCCTGTCCTCGGTGGCGCCGAGTTTCTTCGGCATCGACAGCTTCCAGGAGCTGCCCAACATCAAGGACTTCAAGGCGATCTTCGAAGGACCGAAGTACGCCCGCTGGCGCAGCCTGCGTGAGTCCGAGGACGCCCGCTACCTGGGCCTGACGGCGCCGCGCTTCCTGCTGCGCATGCCCTACGATCCGGTAGAGAATCCGGTCAAGACCTTCCACTACCGCGAGACGGTCAACGAGAACCACGAGCACTACCTGTGGGGCAACACCGCCTACCTGCTCGCCGAGCGCCTCACCGACAGCTTCGCCAAGTACCGCTGGTGTCCCAACATCATCGGGCCGCAGAGCGGCGGCGCGGTGGAAAACCTGCCGGTGCATACCTACGAGGCGTTGGGTCAGCTGCAGGCCAAGATCCCCACCGAGGTGCTGGTCACCGATCGTCGCGAGTTCGAGATGTCCGAAGAGGGCTTCATCTCGCTGACCATGCGCAAGGGTAGCGACAACGCCGCCTTCTTCTCCGCCAACTCGGTGCAGAAGCCCAAGGTCTTCCCCAACACGCCCGAGGGCAAGGCTGCCGAGACCAACTACAAGCTCGGCACCCAGCTGCCCTACATGTTCATCGTCAATCGCCTGGCGCACTACATCAAGGTGCTGCAGCGCGAGCAGATCGGCTCCTGGAAGGAGCGCCAGGATCTCGAGCGCGAGCTCAACGTGTGGATCCGTCAGTACGTCGCCGACCAGGAGAACCCGCCGGCCGAGGTGCGCAGCCGCCGTCCGCTGCGGGCCGCCTCGATCCAGGTCTCCGATGTCGAGGGCGATCCGGGCTGGTACCAGGTGTCCTTGGCCGTGCGTCCGCACTTCAAGTACATGGGCGCCAACTTCGAGCTGTCGCTGGTGGGTCGCCTGGACAAGGAGTAA
- the tssE gene encoding type VI secretion system baseplate subunit TssE yields the protein MTLHRGGVLGNRLFERLAAPGRSEEVVAEASLAEIVESIKRHLVDLLNSHPGHSECAPELGLLDFNDATIGVLDLERNIQRAIRQCIERFEPRVRQVEVESLPRGSDPLQLRFQVHATVDLGRDHGQATIDLLLNDKRYQCLN from the coding sequence ATGACGCTTCACCGTGGCGGCGTACTCGGCAACCGGCTGTTCGAGCGCCTGGCGGCGCCCGGACGGTCGGAGGAAGTCGTCGCCGAGGCCAGCCTTGCCGAGATCGTCGAGTCCATCAAGCGCCACCTGGTCGACCTGCTCAACAGCCACCCGGGGCACAGTGAATGCGCCCCGGAGCTGGGACTGCTCGACTTCAACGACGCGACCATCGGCGTGCTCGATCTGGAGCGCAACATCCAGCGCGCCATTCGCCAATGTATCGAACGCTTCGAGCCGCGGGTGCGGCAGGTGGAAGTGGAGTCGCTGCCGCGCGGCAGCGACCCGCTACAGCTGCGTTTCCAGGTGCATGCCACGGTGGATCTCGGTCGCGACCATGGCCAGGCCACCATCGATCTGCTGCTCAACGACAAACGCTACCAGTGCTTGAACTGA
- the tssF gene encoding type VI secretion system baseplate subunit TssF, which produces MLNRYYRDELDYLKLQGREFAEANPGLSRFLSERSTDPDVERLLEGFAFLTGRMREKVEDEFPELTHSLIAMLWPNYLRPVPSMTIMQFTPKEGALSGRQDVAVGTTLASRPIDGTACRFRTCHDVALYPLLHGGVEARHSRESSIVELALDVDGDQPLDALGIDHLRLHLGGGGYTARSLYLWLGHYLSRLELEIDGVVMPLPRDMLVPVGFEPGHALLPYPRNVHQGYRILQEYLCFPEAFHFVDLVGLGRQLPARQASRIVLRFVFSRTLPADAKVRDEHLALYCTPAINLFSHDADPIDLNGERSEYRIRPSSRAPEHYEVFSVDAVQGWLESDSGKMRGEPRQYVPFESFQHQIERDRGREARYFRVRVRDSLRGDGFDHDIAFVRGDEQACLGMRETISLRLSCSNRTLPERLAVGDISASTDTSPVFADYRNITRPTSALRPTLDGSLLWTLISNLSLNYLSLLERDALCSVLRAYDFRALVDRQAERVSQKRLAGVVNIETRSIDRLKRGLPVRGLRSVMTLDQEAFGDEGSLYLFGSVLARFFSLYASINSFHELHVVNRHNQERYAWTLQSGQQPLI; this is translated from the coding sequence ATGCTCAATCGTTATTACCGGGATGAGCTCGACTACCTGAAGCTGCAGGGGCGGGAGTTCGCCGAAGCCAACCCCGGCCTCAGCCGCTTCCTCTCCGAGCGCAGCACCGACCCGGACGTCGAGCGCCTGCTGGAGGGCTTCGCCTTCCTCACCGGTCGTATGCGCGAGAAGGTCGAGGACGAGTTCCCCGAGCTGACCCACTCGCTGATCGCCATGCTGTGGCCCAACTACCTGCGCCCGGTGCCGAGCATGACGATCATGCAGTTCACGCCCAAGGAGGGGGCGCTGAGCGGCCGCCAGGACGTGGCTGTCGGCACCACGCTGGCATCGCGGCCGATCGACGGTACCGCCTGCCGCTTCCGCACCTGCCACGACGTGGCGCTCTACCCGCTGCTGCATGGCGGCGTCGAGGCTCGCCACTCGCGGGAATCCTCGATCGTCGAACTCGCCCTCGACGTGGACGGCGACCAGCCGCTCGACGCCCTGGGCATCGATCACCTGCGCCTGCACCTGGGCGGTGGCGGCTATACCGCGCGCAGCCTCTACCTGTGGCTCGGCCACTACCTGTCGCGCCTGGAGCTGGAGATCGACGGCGTCGTCATGCCGCTGCCCCGCGACATGCTGGTGCCGGTGGGCTTCGAGCCCGGGCATGCGCTGTTGCCCTATCCGCGCAACGTGCACCAGGGCTATCGCATCCTGCAGGAGTACCTCTGCTTTCCCGAGGCCTTCCACTTCGTCGATCTGGTCGGGCTGGGGCGTCAGCTGCCGGCGCGGCAAGCCTCGCGGATCGTGCTGCGCTTCGTCTTCTCGCGCACGCTGCCGGCCGACGCCAAGGTGCGCGACGAACACCTGGCGCTCTACTGCACGCCGGCGATCAACCTGTTCAGCCACGATGCAGACCCCATCGACCTCAACGGCGAACGCAGCGAATACCGCATTCGGCCCAGCAGCCGTGCGCCGGAGCACTACGAGGTGTTCAGCGTCGACGCGGTGCAGGGCTGGCTGGAGAGCGACAGCGGCAAGATGCGCGGCGAACCGCGCCAGTACGTGCCGTTCGAGAGCTTCCAGCACCAGATCGAGCGCGACCGCGGCCGCGAGGCCCGCTATTTCCGGGTGCGGGTGCGCGACAGCCTGCGCGGCGACGGCTTCGATCACGACATCGCCTTCGTACGTGGCGACGAACAGGCTTGCCTGGGCATGCGCGAAACCATCTCGCTGCGCCTGAGCTGCAGCAATCGCACCCTGCCCGAGCGGCTGGCGGTGGGCGATATCAGTGCCTCCACCGACACCAGCCCGGTGTTCGCCGACTATCGCAACATCACTCGGCCCACGTCGGCGCTGCGCCCGACCCTGGACGGCAGCCTGCTGTGGACGCTGATCTCCAACCTGTCGCTCAACTACCTGTCGCTGCTCGAGCGCGATGCCCTGTGCTCGGTGCTGCGCGCCTACGACTTCCGCGCCCTGGTCGACCGTCAGGCCGAGCGCGTATCGCAGAAGCGCCTGGCCGGGGTAGTAAACATCGAGACCCGCTCCATCGATCGGCTCAAGCGCGGGCTGCCGGTGCGCGGGCTGCGTTCGGTGATGACCCTGGACCAGGAAGCCTTCGGCGACGAGGGCAGCCTCTATCTGTTCGGCAGCGTGCTGGCGCGCTTCTTCTCGCTCTACGCCAGCATCAACTCGTTCCATGAGTTGCACGTCGTCAATCGTCATAACCAAGAGCGTTACGCATGGACCTTACAGTCGGGCCAACAACCCCTGATCTAG
- the tssG gene encoding type VI secretion system baseplate subunit TssG, translated as MDLTVGPTTPDLAPVALIEGARRYDFYQLVELLHRHHDDDLERIANVRPGRERVRFSASASLGFPGSDVVALESRPSGEYALEVSFFGLQGAQSPLPGYYLESLAHEAAHHEGVARDFLDFFNHRLLTLVHRSWRKYRHYVRYQDGASDGFSAAVFALVGLADEELRGETPINWGKMLAYAGLLAGRSRSPEVVESVVGHCFDLDDVSVEQWVHRWVEIPEDQRSRAGLSGMTLGEDMVAGERVADVGGKFALCLKGLGLARFRDFLPDGREHAPLKTLVSFVLREPLAYDLELELLESAVQPMRLGDHGCCQLGWTTFVNPESGAASRRRRVRIQMTG; from the coding sequence ATGGACCTTACAGTCGGGCCAACAACCCCTGATCTAGCCCCCGTGGCCCTGATCGAGGGGGCCCGGCGCTATGACTTCTACCAGCTCGTCGAGCTGCTGCATCGTCACCACGACGACGACCTTGAGCGTATCGCCAACGTGCGTCCGGGCCGCGAGCGGGTGCGCTTCAGCGCCTCGGCGTCGCTGGGTTTCCCCGGCAGCGACGTGGTGGCGCTCGAATCCCGCCCCAGCGGCGAGTACGCACTGGAGGTCAGCTTCTTCGGCCTGCAGGGCGCCCAGTCTCCGCTGCCCGGTTACTACCTGGAGTCGCTGGCCCACGAGGCGGCTCACCACGAAGGCGTCGCCCGCGACTTCCTCGACTTCTTCAATCATCGCCTGCTGACCCTGGTGCATCGCAGCTGGCGCAAGTATCGCCACTACGTGCGCTACCAGGACGGCGCCAGCGACGGGTTCTCCGCCGCGGTGTTCGCCCTGGTGGGGCTGGCCGATGAGGAGCTGCGCGGCGAGACGCCGATCAACTGGGGCAAGATGCTCGCCTACGCCGGCCTGCTGGCGGGGCGTTCGCGTTCGCCGGAGGTGGTCGAGAGCGTGGTCGGCCACTGTTTCGATCTCGACGACGTGAGCGTCGAGCAGTGGGTACACCGCTGGGTCGAGATTCCCGAGGACCAGCGCAGCCGCGCCGGCCTCTCGGGCATGACCCTGGGCGAGGATATGGTCGCCGGGGAGCGGGTCGCCGACGTGGGCGGCAAGTTCGCCCTGTGCCTGAAGGGGCTCGGCCTCGCCCGCTTCCGCGATTTCCTGCCCGACGGCCGCGAGCATGCGCCGCTCAAGACGCTGGTGAGCTTCGTGCTGCGCGAGCCGCTGGCCTACGACCTGGAGCTGGAGCTGCTGGAGAGCGCGGTGCAGCCCATGCGGCTCGGCGACCACGGCTGCTGTCAGCTCGGCTGGACCACTTTCGTCAATCCCGAATCCGGTGCCGCCTCTCGGCGGCGCCGGGTGCGCATACAGATGACAGGGTAA
- the tagH gene encoding type VI secretion system-associated FHA domain protein TagH yields the protein MSNFTRPQVAASAVTLVVINSERLEGRSTSSHVFPLAGGTLGSAESDDWLLQDHAGRIRPAHAEIRQIDGQFCLVDRSGHTFINQATLPLGRDRRVALRDGDELGFGEYRVRVHLGDRQAGLPGSQPLAALIDEEQEALAGQGVVPYRVTPAAAFPPPRRDDPLEALGEATPGASQRDPLTALSHEGELSAEDGTLLDTLEEPGWSEGTSHELQARREAAPTIRRYEDDTTMNREMDEGLLNDLERSVGEQLEERWQDTVPASAGPAGTDPLLRALGAELRFADSEEQLNFVAEAGQTLRAAIEGLQALHRAQDDSRYPLRDRRLQPIEDNPLRLGQPYRDTVETMFSARRSPVHLSAPAAVAECLAHQGQHQAAVEEAIGEALQAILDAFAPEALLKRFHAYRGAGNRLEDEGSWAWEMYRHYYQELNSGRQQGFAKLFWEVFEQAYDQSVRRQQRETK from the coding sequence ATGTCTAACTTCACCCGGCCCCAGGTCGCCGCAAGCGCCGTCACCCTGGTGGTGATCAACAGCGAGCGGCTGGAAGGGCGCTCCACCAGCAGTCACGTCTTCCCGCTGGCGGGCGGCACCCTGGGCAGCGCCGAAAGCGACGACTGGCTGCTGCAGGACCACGCCGGGCGTATCCGCCCGGCACATGCCGAGATCCGCCAGATCGACGGCCAGTTCTGCCTGGTCGATCGCAGCGGCCATACCTTCATCAACCAAGCCACGCTGCCGCTGGGCCGCGACCGACGGGTGGCCCTTCGCGATGGCGACGAACTGGGCTTCGGCGAGTATCGGGTGCGCGTGCACCTCGGTGACCGCCAGGCCGGACTGCCTGGCTCCCAGCCGCTCGCCGCGCTGATCGACGAAGAGCAGGAGGCGCTGGCCGGGCAAGGCGTGGTGCCCTACCGCGTCACGCCGGCGGCGGCTTTTCCGCCGCCGCGCCGCGACGACCCCCTCGAGGCGCTGGGCGAGGCCACGCCCGGTGCCAGCCAGCGCGACCCGCTTACGGCGCTATCCCATGAGGGTGAGCTGAGTGCCGAAGACGGCACGCTGCTCGACACCCTGGAGGAGCCGGGCTGGAGCGAGGGCACATCACATGAACTGCAGGCACGGCGCGAGGCGGCGCCGACGATTCGACGTTACGAGGACGACACAACGATGAACCGGGAAATGGACGAAGGGCTGTTGAACGATCTGGAGCGCTCGGTCGGCGAGCAGCTCGAGGAGCGCTGGCAGGATACCGTGCCGGCAAGCGCCGGTCCCGCCGGCACCGACCCGCTGCTGCGGGCCCTGGGGGCCGAACTGCGCTTCGCCGACAGCGAGGAGCAGCTCAACTTCGTCGCCGAAGCCGGCCAGACCCTGCGTGCCGCCATCGAAGGCCTGCAGGCGCTCCACCGCGCCCAGGACGACAGCCGCTACCCGCTGCGGGATCGCCGCCTGCAGCCGATCGAGGACAATCCGCTGCGGCTGGGCCAGCCCTACCGCGACACGGTGGAGACCATGTTCTCCGCGCGCCGCAGCCCGGTGCACCTGTCGGCGCCGGCCGCCGTGGCCGAGTGCCTGGCCCATCAAGGGCAGCACCAGGCGGCGGTGGAGGAGGCCATCGGCGAGGCGCTGCAGGCGATTCTCGACGCTTTCGCCCCGGAAGCCCTGTTGAAGCGCTTCCACGCCTACCGCGGCGCCGGCAATCGCCTGGAAGACGAAGGCAGCTGGGCGTGGGAGATGTACCGCCACTACTACCAGGAGCTCAACTCCGGCCGCCAGCAGGGCTTCGCCAAGCTGTTCTGGGAGGTGTTCGAGCAGGCCTACGACCAGTCGGTGCGACGCCAGCAGCGCGAAACCAAGTGA
- the tssJ gene encoding type VI secretion system lipoprotein TssJ: protein MSTRHLRTSPVSRRTLLWVAVVLLALLLSGCASTREAAGKAWQVMRDPSIPVGYPEDRPTTVDLAMLAEPDVNPNFEGDGTPLRFQILQLKDDSMLMAADHYQLRDDLEGALGTNYLDHDDFTLLPGQWKFYEPFEIDEETRYIGLIAFYSDPDQAEWKKVVKVTTRSEDYHLLVHLRANEAELRKED from the coding sequence ATGAGCACAAGACATTTGCGCACTAGCCCGGTTTCAAGACGCACCCTGCTGTGGGTTGCAGTGGTGCTGCTGGCGCTCCTTCTCAGTGGCTGCGCCTCGACCCGCGAGGCCGCCGGCAAGGCCTGGCAGGTGATGCGAGATCCGTCGATCCCGGTGGGTTACCCCGAGGATCGCCCGACCACGGTCGACCTCGCCATGCTGGCCGAGCCGGACGTCAACCCCAACTTCGAGGGCGACGGCACGCCGTTGCGCTTCCAGATCCTGCAGCTCAAGGACGACTCGATGCTGATGGCTGCCGACCACTATCAGCTGCGCGATGACCTCGAAGGCGCCCTGGGCACCAACTACCTGGACCATGACGACTTCACCCTGCTGCCTGGCCAGTGGAAGTTCTACGAGCCGTTCGAGATCGACGAGGAGACCCGCTACATCGGCCTGATTGCCTTCTACAGCGATCCCGATCAGGCCGAGTGGAAGAAGGTGGTGAAAGTGACGACGCGCAGCGAGGACTACCACCTGCTGGTGCACCTGCGAGCCAACGAGGCCGAGCTGAGGAAGGAAGACTGA
- the tssK gene encoding type VI secretion system baseplate subunit TssK — protein sequence MASRNRVVWSEGLFIKPQHFQQQQRSLEGLMEARLRGVSHTLYGFQTLELNAEYLSFGRIAISRASGVMPDGTAFQLPDDDIEPQPLEIDDASIANQLVYLCLPLATDAVGEVRWPDDDLPTRYRLAQRSVRDLHSRDGDTAMLDVARVAPRLLLERDDRSAYTCLAVARIHERRPDGSLVLDEQFIPTLLNVQAAPVLQRFVGEMAGLMRERARNIAHRLASPHQAGVADVSDFMLLQLLNRAQPRFQHLARLGHLHPERLFATMLETASELVTFTDESRLPPEYPAYDHDHPERAFRQLMQSLRQALSTVLEPRALAIQLQSRRYGLLVAPLADPALLDSADFILAVRADMPHERLRKLFLQQTKVASVERIRDLISLQLPGVPLEPLPVAPRELPYHAGYSYFRLDRQSQAWSMLDGASGFAFHVAGEFPGLEMQFWAIRS from the coding sequence ATGGCCAGCCGCAACCGAGTGGTATGGAGCGAAGGGCTATTCATCAAGCCGCAGCACTTCCAGCAGCAGCAGCGCAGCCTGGAAGGGCTTATGGAGGCGCGCCTGCGCGGCGTCAGCCATACGCTGTACGGCTTCCAGACGCTGGAGCTCAACGCCGAATACCTGAGTTTCGGGCGTATCGCCATCAGCCGGGCCAGCGGCGTGATGCCCGACGGCACGGCGTTCCAGCTGCCCGACGACGACATCGAGCCGCAGCCGCTGGAGATCGACGACGCCAGCATCGCCAACCAGCTCGTCTACCTGTGCCTGCCGCTGGCCACCGATGCGGTGGGCGAGGTGCGCTGGCCCGACGACGACCTGCCGACCCGCTATCGCCTGGCGCAACGCAGCGTGCGCGACCTGCACTCCCGCGACGGCGACACCGCCATGCTCGATGTTGCCCGGGTCGCCCCCCGGCTGCTGCTCGAGCGCGACGACCGCAGTGCCTACACCTGCCTGGCGGTGGCGCGCATCCACGAGCGGCGCCCCGACGGCAGCCTGGTACTCGACGAGCAGTTCATCCCCACCCTGCTCAACGTGCAGGCGGCGCCGGTATTGCAGCGCTTCGTCGGCGAGATGGCCGGGCTGATGCGCGAGCGCGCCCGCAACATCGCCCATCGTCTCGCCTCGCCCCACCAGGCCGGGGTGGCCGATGTCTCCGACTTCATGCTGCTGCAGCTGCTCAACCGCGCCCAGCCGCGCTTCCAGCACCTGGCGCGCCTGGGCCACCTGCACCCCGAACGGCTGTTCGCCACCATGCTCGAAACCGCCAGCGAGCTGGTGACTTTCACCGACGAGTCGCGGTTGCCGCCGGAATACCCGGCCTACGACCACGACCACCCCGAGCGCGCCTTCCGCCAGCTCATGCAGAGCCTGCGCCAGGCGCTCTCCACGGTACTCGAGCCGCGCGCGCTGGCGATCCAACTGCAGTCACGACGCTACGGCCTGCTGGTGGCCCCGCTCGCCGACCCGGCCCTGCTCGACAGCGCCGACTTCATCCTGGCGGTGCGCGCCGACATGCCCCACGAGCGGCTGCGCAAGCTGTTCCTGCAGCAGACCAAGGTGGCCAGCGTGGAGCGAATTCGAGACCTCATCAGCCTGCAGCTGCCCGGCGTACCGCTGGAGCCGCTGCCGGTGGCCCCGCGCGAGCTGCCCTACCACGCCGGCTACAGCTACTTCCGCCTCGACCGGCAGAGCCAGGCCTGGAGCATGCTCGACGGCGCCAGCGGCTTCGCCTTCCACGTGGCTGGGGAATTCCCCGGGCTTGAAATGCAGTTCTGGGCGATCAGGAGCTAA
- the icmH gene encoding type IVB secretion system protein IcmH/DotU: MQELATQYESNPGSVARFSPSRHEDRIDERGLDHLIHSHAEHLDADEDYWFRLRGYNLNPLVDAASSLLGMVVRVRQLDGMSDLDRLYRQVVDEISAIEVELTEQGYDRPTLLAFRYVLCSFIDEAVMGTPWGQQSSWAEHSLLTRFHNETWGGEKVFSILSRLQQEPQRYRDMLAFIYLCLCLGFEGRYKVMDHGREEYEHIVRTLGDQLAALGDTPEDSLTRPLDNVMPGRRHRGRGLPVWAVFALFAVVMAGTYLGFAWTLDQQAAQVGTLLDQIYR, translated from the coding sequence ATGCAAGAACTTGCCACGCAATACGAATCGAACCCCGGCTCGGTGGCGCGCTTCAGCCCCAGCCGGCACGAAGACCGCATCGACGAACGCGGGCTCGATCATCTGATTCATAGCCACGCCGAACATCTCGATGCCGACGAGGACTACTGGTTCCGCCTGCGCGGGTACAACCTCAACCCGCTGGTGGACGCTGCCAGTTCGCTGCTGGGCATGGTGGTGCGGGTACGTCAGCTCGACGGCATGAGTGATCTCGACCGGCTCTACCGCCAGGTGGTCGACGAGATCTCGGCGATCGAAGTCGAACTCACCGAGCAGGGCTACGACCGGCCCACGCTGCTGGCCTTTCGCTACGTACTCTGCTCGTTCATCGACGAGGCGGTGATGGGCACGCCCTGGGGGCAGCAGAGCAGTTGGGCCGAGCACTCGCTGCTGACGCGCTTCCACAACGAGACCTGGGGCGGCGAGAAGGTCTTCTCGATCCTCTCGCGCCTGCAACAGGAGCCCCAGCGTTATCGCGACATGCTGGCGTTTATCTACCTCTGCCTGTGTCTCGGCTTCGAGGGGCGCTACAAGGTCATGGACCACGGCCGCGAAGAGTACGAGCACATCGTGCGCACCCTCGGCGACCAGTTGGCAGCGCTCGGTGATACCCCGGAAGACAGCCTGACCCGGCCGCTCGACAACGTCATGCCGGGTCGGCGTCACCGCGGGCGCGGTTTGCCGGTATGGGCGGTCTTCGCGCTGTTCGCCGTGGTCATGGCCGGCACCTACCTGGGCTTCGCCTGGACGCTCGATCAGCAAGCGGCCCAGGTCGGCACCCTTCTCGACCAGATTTACCGTTAG